ACGAATACGTTATCTCCAGCGTTCTCCTGAAAGACCTCTATATTTTGATTGAGGTTGACAGGCAGGGCAACGTGATCATGCCTGCGCTGCCGGTAGAGAAAGAGAAAAACGAAAAGGAAAAGAAAGGAGCAAAGGAATCCCCGCCTGTTTTTATCAAAAAAGTGGAAGTCCGAAACGGCTCCATCGATTACCTTGACAGAAAAACGGCCAAAACACCCATACTGACAAAACTGCGCAATATCCAGCTTGACGCGAAGGATATCGCCATCCCCCTGGGTAAAGATTTCACACCCTATACCCTGAAAGCAGACATCCCCGGCAATATGAGCACCGGTACCCTGATGAGTAAAGGCAAGGTAAAACTGAAAACACAGGACGCGGATTCCAGGGTGGAGACCAGGAAGCTCGATATTACGATAATGAAGCCGTATTTCCAAAAAGAGGGCAGCGTAAATGTGACAAAGGGGTTTCTT
This window of the Syntrophorhabdaceae bacterium genome carries:
- a CDS encoding DUF748 domain-containing protein, with translation EYVISSVLLKDLYILIEVDRQGNVIMPALPVEKEKNEKEKKGAKESPPVFIKKVEVRNGSIDYLDRKTAKTPILTKLRNIQLDAKDIAIPLGKDFTPYTLKADIPGNMSTGTLMSKGKVKLKTQDADSRVETRKLDITIMKPYFQKEGSVNVTKGFLDLDMDVKIASRMIHAPGNVVLKDLEFESGSGTGSRFLGVPLSLVVAFMKNSNNEIPVKFVVEGSLDNPKFSLAESFSARFSSGLAEKLGLSVKDIGGSAVNLGSEGAKSVGSGIRGLADSIKKRLGK